DNA from Tursiops truncatus isolate mTurTru1 chromosome 8, mTurTru1.mat.Y, whole genome shotgun sequence:
GCGGTCTTACCTCTGCGGCGGAGCTCAGGAGCTGCCCTGGGGGCAGGCGTTATGTAGGATGACGGcacatctgtgtttgtttgggaGACTCTGTTGGACCCAGAGGCCCTGCCTCCTCTGATTACCTGTGGCCTTGAGCAAACAAACTAACCTTGCTGAACCTCAGTTATCTCTTTGGTAGCAAGGGGTTCCCAAGAGCTTCTCTGCAGTGTTTTGAGAAATCAGTGCCGTCTTCCGGGCAAGGACCTAACCCATCGCTGGGCACGTAGTAGGTGCACAGTAAATGGTGTTTGCGCAGAGATGTGTTCAGGGCATATTCTTAGACAACAACAGGCAACTTTTGGTGTGGGGGGGTTCGTTTTAGTTTCTGGCAACTTCCGTACAAAAACTTCGAGTTTCTGTGGCTCTCAGCTCGCGGGAGACACAGGGCTGAGGCATACTGGAAGGCAGGCGTGGGACCAGCATGTTGCAGAAGGTGCCGGCTGTTACCGATCACAAGCAGGAGGGCTCCCGCAGACGGACAAGGGCTCCTTCCCCTCCGTCAAGGCCAGCTGCTCCGGCCAGGGCCTCAAGCAGCATGAGGAAATGACAGAAAGTGGGCTGACTGCACAGCAAGGGTGGCACCTGGAGGGGAGAGTCACGGGCAAAACCCATTCAACCTGGCCCAGGACCAGGGGCCTTTGGGCAAGGCTGTGGAGACCTAGCAGGTGTCAGACTGATGGCGAGAGGATGACTAGGGGGGACTTACCTTCTTCTGAGCTCCTGGGGGCTTCTCCCTTACAGGGAACGGCTCCAGATAGGAAGGACATGGAAGCTGAGGCAGGAAGTTAGCTCCCAAGGCTTTTAGGGTCTGACCCATGAGAACATTCTTGGGGATTTAGGAGGTGCTGAGGCCTGTGGGAAGCCCCCCCTTACAGCCTGGCTCACCTCTCTGTGGCCCATCAGAGGCGATGGGTGATCTCAGAGCCGTGCAGCTAAGGGCTGGGACCCACAGGTGGCTTGTGGTCCGATGCAATGTTTTTAAAGTGATCTCCACTGAGGTTCTGACCTTCGTCACACTTTACATTGAGTGAGTCCATGTTTATACAAGAACTTCCAGAAAATGATTTGGAGAATGTTTCAAAACTTTAGTTAGATCAATTGGTCATCAAGAAAGGCTTGCCTTGGGATAAAAAGGGCAGTCGTCTTGCGTTTGAATTTTCTTGAGACAGAGCAGCTAATGTGTACACTGGGCTTACTACCTGCTTCATCCCAGCAGAGTGAGCTCTGGCCCATCAGAGGGCTTTGGAATAGGATTgtgctcttctctttctcttctgtggCCTCCACAGCGTCTGTAGTTGGCTGACGGAcgtgctgtggcccaggttcctGGAGGCTagtgccgtggcccaggttcctGGAGGCTACTGCCGAGCTAGGGAACAGGACAGTGGCTCATGTGGCCCCCTGGGGATGCTAAGGAGGCAGGTGTGAAACAGGCCCAGGACCCAGTCCAGCTACAAGGCCAGCTTCTCCCGTGGTTGCCCCGTCCTTGCTTAGCTGCCTCACCGAGGGCTCTAAGCCTGCAGGCACTGATCGGTTTTGACAAAAGCAGCATTTAGatctgctgggggtgggaggggcgagGAGACAGTCCTGAAGTGCAAGCCTGGGACCTGGCGGGCCTGAGCTGAGGACCGGCCCTCCGGTCTGGCAGTTCCAGCTGTAGCTCCTCCGGCCCCAGGGCATCCGGTCTTGGTAACAGGCTCCCTGCCTTAGATTCCTGACTGTGAGCAGTGCCCCACTGGGGTGCGCCAGCCTGCCTGTTCCCTTTCCCCCAGAGGGCAGCATTCCAGCTCATTCCCCGTTCCCTCCAAGCCCTGCTTCACCGCAGAAGGACGCCAGGAGCCAGGACCCAGCACCACGCCCCTGTCGGGTGCCCACTGCTCACTGATTTCCGGCGCCCACCTGTCCAGGTCCAGCCCCCGGGCCCAAGCACCAGgatgcccctccccccaagtGTGGATGCCTGCTTCTCTTCTCTGCAGCCCCAGGACCTGGAAAGCCCAGCCCCAGGGGAACTGGGCCTGAGAtccaaacccaggccccttggTTCTGCCGTAGCTTCCCGCTCTCAGTCCTAGGGAAGACATTCGTGTCTGGGGCAGGAAGATGCTTCCATTTTCAAAGGCCAGCTGAGAGCTGTGCAGTGGTGGTGAGGCCTCCCTGGTTCTGTGGCCAGAACATCTGACAGTTCTCTCCAGGTTTAGGTCAGATAATGAGAAACTTGTCAGCCTCCACCCATGCCAGACGTGCCCCATCGCTGTGACAGCTGCACCGTCTGTCCGTCCTCTTCCTGCGCctctagattggaaaggaaaaacctctgccattgtcattttttttttttggctgtgccacacggcctgtgggatctcagttccctgaccagggattgaccttggcagtgaaagtgtcaagtcctaaccaatggactgccagggaagtcccatgccaTCGTCCACTCAACTCTCTCTTACCGTTGACCCCCTCCCTGATTCTCCGTGTCTGCAAGGTGAGGGTGacgccaccccccgcccctggcCATCATCTCTGCTCTCCAGGCCCAGCCGCCGTGTTAGACTCCTGCCTGCCGGAgggaggcccagggcccaggcctaGGCACCAGCTGAGGGTGGCCAGCCTGGGTTCAAAGGTGACGCCGCCTCTGCGGGCACCTCTCCCATTGCTTCATATCCATACATCGCCTGGTAAGAGAGATTGAAGTCAGCAATCTCAGCGaaaattgctgctgctgctgattgTAAAATTCGAGTTGCCCgcctttctctgtgtttctttcctccccctccctgtttCACACCGACTGGCTCTTCCTGTCCTCTGACCTCAGCCTTCTCCCTGGATCGCACCGTGGGATTTCTGAGATTGTGAGTTAAACCACAGTGAAGCTCAGAAGTACTTTGAGATTCTTGGGCCGACAGTCCCAGCAAAGATCCAGATGCTGGGGTTCTCTCTTTGGTGGGAGATGCAGGCACGGTGTGGCTGGGAAGGCCAGGAAGTGACCGGCGATGACGCTGCACATGCCCGAGGTGCTCTGCAGCTCAGGGCCCCGACTAAATGTCACCCAAAGGAAAGCAGTGATCTGTAGGCTACGTTAGACACACAGAACACAGCAGGGGAGAACACACACTTCACAGGTAATGCAGGGATCGTCCACAAGGGCCTTGCACTCTGTAGCTCACTAAGTGGTCACTGGTCACAGATTTGCAAGGAACTGCTGCAAGACTTGGATCAACCTTAACCCCGAAGTCTGTGAGCTCCCCCGAGGACCCGGGTTTTGAGCTTCCGGGCAGGCAGAATCTCCCCGCCCTGAATCCACAAGCCCCAGGGTGATCAGAACAAGGGGAAGGGCGTGACAGCCCTCTCTAGGTGTCATCCCTGGAGGGGTTCTGCCAGTGGGTGTGTGAAACCCAAAGAGAAAGGTGATCTGGGCCAGTTGGCAGAGAGAGGGGTGTGAGGACAGAGGCCACCTGTGTGTTTCACTGTGGGGCAACCCCTCCTGGCCTGGCCCTTAGCCAGTGTGACAGAGGCCAGGGGAGAAGAAGCAGCACTGCCACGGGGACCCAGGCAAGAGCTAGGAGGTGCCAGGACTGGGTTACTGCTCCTCCCCACAGAGCCTAACGGCTCCTGGCTGACCCCCAGCACACTCAGCTGGttcacccctccacccccagccttgCAGCATCTGTGCTCATGAGGAGCTAGTGAGGGGAGGTCGCGGGGAAAGTACCGTCCTCAGACCGAGCCCCTGGTCTCCCGGGACCCACTCGGACCCTCAggctcttcctctccatcccGCTCAGCCTCTGCGTCCAGCTCTGCTCCAGCACAGCCTGCTGGCAGTGGGGGACTGGGGAGGAACTGCAGGAGCCGGCCTTCCCGCTTCATTTCTGCCAGCTCCTTGGCACAGCAGCTGGGCGTGTTTGTTTCATAGGTGTCGTGGAAGGTGTTGTAGTCCACCTCATAGAAGCCCTTTTCCAGGGTGAGGACTGGAGTGAATCGGTGGCCCCAGAGCACCTCCGTGTCCATGTAGGAGCTCCGTGCTTGGCAAGTCATGCCTGGGTGAACAGAAGGCACGTGTGTTAGGAGTGGCCACAGCTATCCGtccatcatccacccatccatccatccagctatTCACCTGTCCATCCCATCACCCACCAATCAgtcatccctccatccctccatccctccatccctccatccctccatccctccctccatccatccatccctccatccctccatccctccaccctatcatccatccatccctccatccatccatccctccaccctatcatccatccatccctccatccatccatccatctattcaccTATCCATCCAATCACCCACCAgtcatccatccctccatccatccatccatccaccctatcatccctccatccatccatctatcatccatccatccatccatccgtccaccctgttatccatccatccctccatccatccatccctccaccctatcatccatccatccctccatccatccatccatccatcatccacccatccctccatccatccaatcATTCATCAGGCACTTGTTGAACGTCTGCTTTGTGCTAAGCATGATGCAGATAGAACGCTGAATAAGACACGGTCCTTGCCCTGAAGGAGCTCAAGGGGTGATGGAGGCAGACAATTAGAAATTAACGATGCAAGATTTTGGAGTTGGTTCCTAGAGATTGGAGTGGATAATTCAGAAATGGACGTGGTTCCTGAAACTGAGTTAAGTTCTAGAAGAGTGAGACAAgaaaagaggcaggaaaagggTTTGAACAAAGATAAGTTCAGCGTGGCTGAACCCAGAGAAACTGACAGGCACTTAGAACACCCAGGGGTTGTTTTGGGTGGATACACATGGGCAGAAGCCTACatgtgcgtacacacacacacacaagctcacAGCATGGCTCCTTGATTGGAGCAGGCTCCGATGTCTCCATTCCCTGTCCGCTCAGCCCTGGCATGCCTGTGTTATTTTTAGGTGCTGTTTCTCTCCAGAGAGGGCAGCTTTGTTTATGGATGAGGACGCCTTTGAGCTCAGGGTCATGGGGAAGCAGCTCTCTGATATTTAATCTTTCGGCCAAGGAAGGTCCTAGCTTGTGCTCTTCAGGGACTGAAGGAGACACCTACTCCAGCCCCCCAATTTGGACGTTCTCTGGCAGGAGTCTCATACACACCAGACCCAGCGCAGAGGCTGCTCCCCACTCGGTGCTCCGGTGCTGGGCAACTCCAGTGTACCCCACAAGCTGCGGCTCGCAGCCTGTTCTCTGCTCTCAGGGTGCTGTCTGCACCAGGCCTCTCCCCTCGGTCCTTGGACAAGCCCCCCAGCTCAGCAGAGGTGCAGAGACCCAAGCTGGGCACGGACCAGCCTAGACACAGGCCAGGTGTCTCTGGGGCCTCAGGGAAAACAGCAGGACAGGACCTCCATGGAAGCTTTGGGCCAACCCTCTTGGGGTCTTTCTGCCCTTCTTCTGTCCCATCGCTTGGGAGGGGGCTGGCCCATGGCTGGAAGCCTACTTGTGTATCTGGCATCCGTGTTCCAATGCACTTGGAAAGGACAGAAACCCCTCCGGGTGGCAGGCACTGCGCTTCCCACATGCTGCTCCGTTTCAGCACTTAGCCCCCAGTGAGCCTGTGAAGTTTATTAGCCTCTTCTTGCTGACAAGTTGAGCAATCTGCCCAGACTCACAGGCAGGCTGCACAGAGCTGCGCTGGTCAGACCTCGGCCCGAATCACAGCCCGTCCTTGGCTCCCTAGGCGTGGCAACCAAGCTCTTAGAGATGCTGAGATCAGAGCCAGTGTGGGTGGGTGGTCTCCTTCTCTTGTCTCCCCGCAGACCCAGGGTCACCCAGGACATGCGGTCAGAGGAGGTCAGCCAGACGGGGCAGGCCAACCTCAGGACCTGACTTTGAGGCATCGTGAGGGAGAGGCCAGCAGGTGGCAgtgagggcggggctggggcatGAGGGGCAGTGCTTAGGCACCGCTTTCCTGTTTGTCCCCGCGTCTCTGACCTGACCCCTCCTTTGTGGCCTCCAAGTGGAGCTCTTTTCCCAGACTCTCAGCCCACGTTCTGATCCGAGCCCGGCACCAAGGTCAGGGTGACCCGCGAGCCCCTGGCCCTGTGGGAGGAGGCTCCCTGCATCCCAGTTGTCCTGGCCCCAAGGGCTCCCTCAGCTGCCACCATATGCCACGTGGCGAGGCTCGGCCCCCGGCAGATGGCCGAGCAGCCCCGTCCGTCCAGGCCTCTGGAGCCAGTTCGCACCCCAGCCGGTTCCACTGGCTCCGATCGGGAGGGTCTGTGGCTGCCCGGTCCGAGTCTCccacccagcacccagcttcTCAGGAGGCCAGGAGGGCTTGTTGGGccacctgtgtgccaggcccccaGCGTTTTGGGGGAGAGTGTGGTGTGGCAGACAAGCTGTAGTCACAGACCTGAGCATGAGCCCTTCCTGTCTGCAGAGAGCTCCCACCGCATCTTTAACAGGAGCTTAAAGCCAGCCCTCCAGTGCTGTTGCCGGAGTAGGAAACTATGCATATCCCGAGCCCGGGGGAGATTTCTGCAAGTCATCCTTAGGGTCAGACCCCTTCGTGAGCAGAGAGAAGGGGGCaagagaaggggaggaagcagAGGTGGGTGCAAGGTTAACGGGGGCTCCTCGGCCCAGGGAATACAGTGGGGACACGGGGTCCCCCAGGCCTTGGGCTCACCGAGCCCCACACGGAGCTCGGCCTTGGGAAGCGCTCGGCTGCCTGTGAGTCAGTcgctgggcagggaggggctggccgGACACATGTGCGCGCGACGCACTGTTTTCTGCACACCTCGTGTTCATGGAGCCCTTTCCACAGGGAAGATGAGGGGCGGCCTGCTCCACAGGCGCCCACAGTGGCCCATAGGTGTCTCTCCCAAAAGAGGATTCTGTGACTTTGGGAACCTTGGGTTTGGGAAATGCCGCACCCTGTCCTCTCCCCAGGAGGTGATTCACCCGTAAAAAGACAATGCCAAGTCCTACAGTAAGAAGCCGGTTCACCTTTGTTTAACCGGGAGTTTCCCAAAGTTATTCGCTCACAGAAGTCTCTTTGGGTGACACCACCTCCACGATAGCAGTTAGGTGTAGCCTGTTGGAAACCAGTGCTGGGTTTGGGTCACCTGGCTTTGACCTGCATCCTGGCTCCATGACTTAGGAGCCCTTGCTCCTGGGTAAATAATTtgcctgtgtctctgtttccatATCTACAACTGAAGGAAAACTATCTCACTCACTGAGCTACTGCGAGTTTAGAGTCTAGAATGGGCCCAGACGTTGGGCGGGCTCTGTACACCTTAGCTGCTCTCATCCCTCCATCTTGAGGAACGGTACCCCCCAGATCACCATGCAGGGGTCGGGCGGTTCAGCTGCCGTCTGGAGACTCCACCTTCTGGAGTCCTGGCAGTGGCCTGAGGGGAGGGGCCGAGGAGGAGAAAGCGGCTCACCTGTTGCCTCCACCATCCCTTCCAGGATGACCACGATTTCAAACTCCTCCTGATTCAACTGGGCCCGCGACATCTCCCAGAAAGGGCTCTTCTCGTTGATCTCGTGAGAGATGATGAGCGGGGACACCAGGAAGAGGCGGTCGTCCCCCGTGTCGAAGCCCACGTTGATGTCGGTCTGGTTCAGCGGGATGAACTCCCCCTCCTTGGTCTGCCGGGACTTGATGAGCTTGGCGCGGATGGAGGCCTCCACGATGTGCGAGTTGCGAAGGTCGCCCACCCTGAACATGAGGCAGAGCTTCTCGTCCCGCAGGGAGATGACGGCGTTGCTGGAGAACATGAGGGTCTCGGCTCTCTTCTTGGGCTGGCTGATCTTGACGAACATGCACCCCACCATGAAGGCGTTGACGATGGAGCCGAGGATGGCCTGGACCAGAAGGAGGATGATGCCCTCCGGACACTTCTCCGTGATCACGCGGAAGCCGTACCCGATGGTGGTCTCGGTCTCTATGGAGAACAGGAAGGCAGACACGAAGCCACTGAGGTTTTCGACACAGGGGATCCACTCCCGGTCCCCGATGTGATCCAGGTCGCCCCGGATGTAAGCAATGAGCCACCAGATGAACCCGAAGAACAGCCAGGTGACGGTGTAGACCATGGTGAAGACGAGCAGGTTGAAGCGCCACTTGAGGTCCACGAGGGTGGTGAAGAGGTCGCTCAGGTAGCGGTAGGTCTCCTGGACGTTGCCGTGGTGGACGTTGCACTTGCCACTCTTCTCCATGTAGCGCTGCCGGGGCTTCTTGCCCTCCGCCAGCAGGCGCGTGCGGTCGGTGGCAATGGGGATATAATCGCGGGCCTGCTTGGGAACCTTCTTAGGGTCCCTGGTAGTGACCCCAATCTCCATATCCTGGTTCATGGCATTCCTAGAATCGCCAGCCATAGCTGGGGTATGCTGAATTAAAGAAGACATCATCAGAAGGCCaataggcacaagaaaagatgctcgacatcagttaattattagagaaatgcaaatcaaactatgaggtaccacctcacagcagtcagaacggccatcattaaaaagtctacgaataacaaatgctggagagggtgtggaggaaagggaaccctcctacactgttggtgggaatgtaagt
Protein-coding regions in this window:
- the KCNJ5 gene encoding G protein-activated inward rectifier potassium channel 4; amino-acid sequence: MAGDSRNAMNQDMEIGVTTRDPKKVPKQARDYIPIATDRTRLLAEGKKPRQRYMEKSGKCNVHHGNVQETYRYLSDLFTTLVDLKWRFNLLVFTMVYTVTWLFFGFIWWLIAYIRGDLDHIGDREWIPCVENLSGFVSAFLFSIETETTIGYGFRVITEKCPEGIILLLVQAILGSIVNAFMVGCMFVKISQPKKRAETLMFSSNAVISLRDEKLCLMFRVGDLRNSHIVEASIRAKLIKSRQTKEGEFIPLNQTDINVGFDTGDDRLFLVSPLIISHEINEKSPFWEMSRAQLNQEEFEIVVILEGMVEATGMTCQARSSYMDTEVLWGHRFTPVLTLEKGFYEVDYNTFHDTYETNTPSCCAKELAEMKREGRLLQFLPSPPLPAGCAGAELDAEAERDGEEEPEGPSGSRETRGSV